In Gambusia affinis linkage group LG06, SWU_Gaff_1.0, whole genome shotgun sequence, one DNA window encodes the following:
- the LOC122832645 gene encoding eukaryotic translation initiation factor 4 gamma 1-like isoform X7 encodes MFAFLPLRLDCRKPEKRPGTYYPAQPPFPPSVQAAPVIMNPAPQQQQAPPQPSQHIPTKRERKQIRIRDPNRGGQDITEEIMSGGRSGSTPTPPQTAISGLENTALPQANGDSISAAATTPLVRPDDGGKLTPPSLSQTPELPKVDPILSETPSSAVKVSSPPPLFESTHPPLSKPSPSAPAADVMETPSPQREPTPSPPSAPEIPAYPAPLPDPSPTCSAQSKTENTDQVVEQEDSGEEETKVEETQASLDSSSAQAPSSNGVAEMELEKSSVTVTPTHSEDTLESPIAQPEELSLRLPNGLPLPAAQIPHGSAVDMSERDDSPIAEPDDVSQEPVTQSCAAEAAEKQTVTATPAAVDQLASAPAVEEVPTKPVVLTKPSESELQDVVTEVVSEVEEDAAQLQKDTKEETQLPMETVLSADNASETISTPPPPTAEEKEEAPSPPTVAPSHVESTMQAAVSVPKKKRKMKDLNKKEAVGDLLDAFKEEQVVDQPEPEPTPAPPPEPKPPAAAPPAQEEADLTWEDKEDKLDAENIEPAATDKKYQYKEEQWKPINKEEKKKYDREFLLEFQFISASMNKPEGLPAISDVVLDKANKTPLRQLDPSRLPGMNCGPDFTPSFANLGRPGMGGGNRGPPPGMGIGVGGPRRSQQVQRKEPRKIITSMSLSDDIQLNKAEKAWKPSVKKPTRSREPEEPQENDPELMKTQELFKRVRSILNKLTPQKFQQLMKQVQELTVDTEERLKGVIDLTFEKAISEPDFSVAYANMCRCLSGLKVITPDKPGATVNFRKLLLNRCQKEFEKDKDDDEIFEKKQKELEAASGDEVKQRLIEELEDAKDKARRRSLGNIKFIGELFKLKMLTEVIMHDCIVKLLKNHDEESLECLCRLLSTIGKDLDFEKAKPRMDQYFNQMEKIIKERKTTSRIRFMLQDVLDLRRNNWVPRRGDQGPKTIDQIHKEAEMEEHREHMKVQQALISKKESGGGGPGGRMGERGSGGRGGPHNPGRGAPPQDEGWNTVPISKNRPIDTSRLSKITKTPVLDFNNQLLAPGGKGTWGSWGKGSSGGTSAKPSDSGSESGNRPATSTLNRFSALQQPSSSSQELDRRVPQRNSSSRERSDRFDRSDRGGDRFDRRDERRDDRNRIQVTKRSFSREKEERSREREQRSSADPVRRVASVTEERDRSSSERARSKEQVKRQAAATPPPQQTPAKPALTVAEMEKKSAAIIEEYLHINDMKEALQCVREMNSDELLFVFVRHGLESTLERSTIAREHMGQLLHQLIKTGILPTQQYYKGFQEILEVAEDMAIDIPHIFLYLAELITPMLHEGGIPMGELFREISKPLIPMAKAGVLLVQILTLLCKEMSHKKAGTMWREAGLRWTDFLPEDVDVNKFVTEKNVEFTLGEESEKSRKEMSSAELTKQLDRLLQDKADNERIFDWIEANLDEQQMSSSMFVRTLMTCVCQSAIICENPYKVDGEVIKQRAKLLQRYLKDEQRELQALYSLQALMVQMEQPANLLRMFFDTLYDEDVIKEEAFYKWESSKDPAEQQGKGVALKSVTAFFTWLREAEDESDNS; translated from the exons ACGGCCATATCTGGATTGGAGAATACAGCGTTGCCTCAGGCCAACGGTGACAGtatctctgctgctgctacaaCGCCGCTGGTTAGACCAG atgACGGAGGGAAACTTACGCCACCTTCTTTGTCACAGACCCCTGAGCTTCCCAAGGTTGACCCCATCCTCAGTGAGACCCCTTCCTCTGCTGTCAAGGTGTCTTCCCCCCCTCCACTCTTCGAATCCACACACCCTCCTCTCAGCAAACCTTCACcttctgctcctgctgctgatgTGATGGAGACTCCCTCACCTCAAAGAGAACCCACACCCAGCCCCCCATCAGCACCTGAGATCCCTGCCTACCCTGCACCCCTTCCTGACCCTTCCCCCACCTGTTCTGCacagagcaaaacagaaaacacagaccAGGTTGTAGAACAGGAGGActctggagaggaagagactAAAGTCGAAGAGACACAAGCCTCTTTAGACTCATCAAGTGCTCAGGCCCCCAGTTCTAACGGTGTGGCAGAAATGGAGCTTGAGAAGTCATCGGTTACTGTAACTCCCACTCACTCGGAGGACACTTTAGAATCTCCCATTGCTCAGCCTGAGGAGCTCAGCCTGCGTTTACCTAATGGCCTCCCGTTACCAGCTGCTCAGATCCCCCATGGATCTGCAGTCGACATGTCTGAGCGCGACGACAGCCCTATTGCTGAGCCCGATGATGTAAGTCAGGAGCCTGTCACACAAAGCTGTGCCGCTGAGGCAGCTGAGAAACAAACTGTTACGGCCACGCCTGCTGCTGTCGACCAATTAGCATCTGCTCCCGCTGTCGAAGAAGTTCCAACCAAACCGGTTGTCCTGACCAAACCCTCTGAATCAGAGTTACAGGATGTTGTGACCGAGGTTGTCTCTGAGGTTGAGGAAGATGCAGCACAGCTCCAGAAGGACACCAAGGAAGAAACGCAGTTGCCTATGGAAACGGTTCTCTCAGCTGATAACGCATCTGAGACGATCtctactcctcctcctcccacagcagaggagaaggaggaggctCCCAGTCCACCGACTGTCGCCCCATCCCATGTGGAATCTACTATGCAAG CTGCTGTGTCTGTgccaaagaagaagaggaagatgaaggatCTGAACAAGAAGGAGGCGGTTGGAGACCTACTAGATGCCTTTAAAGAG GAGCAGGTAGTTGACCAGCCTGAGCCTGAGCCGACACCTGCCCCACCACCAGAGCCAAAGCCCCCAGCTGCAGCCCCTCCTGCACAAGAGGAGGCAGACCTGACCTGGGAGGATAAAGAGGACAAGCTGGATGCAGAGAACATCGAGCCGGCCGCCACCGACAAGAAGTACCAGTACAAAGAGG AGCAATGGAAGCCAATTaacaaagaagagaagaagaaatatgaCAGAGAGTTTCTTCTTGAGTTCCAGTTCATCTCTGCCAGTATGAACAAGCCCGAGGGTTTACCAGCCATCAGCGATGTCGTCTTAGACAAG GCAAACAAGACTCCTCTTCGCCAGCTTGACCCGAGTCGTCTTCCAGGAATGAACTGTGGTCCTGATTTCACACCCTCCTTCGCCAACCTTGGCAGGCCTGGAATGGGAGGAGGAAACAGAGGACCT CCCCCTGGTATGGGCATTGGAGTGGGCGGGCCCCGACGTTCTCAGCAGGTCCAGAGGAAAGAGCCGAGGAAGATCATCACCAGCATGTCGCTCAGCGATGACATTCAGCTCAACAAGGCGGAAAAGGCCTGGAAACCTTCAGTAAAGAAACCCACCCGGAGCCGGGAGCCAGAGGAGCCGCAGGAAAACGATCCCGAGCTGATGAAAACGCAGGAGCTGTTCAAGCGTGTCCGAAGTATCCTCAACAAACTCACCCCACAAAAGTTCCAGCAGCTAATGAAGCAGGTGCAAGAACTGACTGTCGACACCGAGGAGAGGTTAAAAGGAGTGATAGACCTTACCTTTGAGAAGGCCATCTCCGAGCCAGACTTTTCAGTGGCCTATGCAAACATGTGTCGCTGTCTTTCTGGG CTGAAAGTCATAACGCCAGATAAGCCTGGTGCCACTGTGAATTTCCGCAAGCTGCTGCTAAACCGGTGCCAGAAGGAGTTTGAGAAGGATAAAGATGATGATGAGATCTTtgagaagaaacagaaagagctGGAAGCTGCCTCAGGG GACGAGGTGAAGCAGCGGCTAATCGAGGAGCTGGAAGACGCTAAAGACAAGGCCAGGCGGCGCTCGCTTGGGAACATAAAGTTCATCGGGGAACTTTTCAAGCTCAAAATGCTCACAGAGGTAATCATGCACGACTGCATTGTAAAGCTGCTCAAAAACCACGACGAGGAGTCACTGGAGTGCCTGTGCAGACTGTTGTCCACCATTGGCAAGGATCTGGACTTTGAGAAAGCCAAG CCTCGGATGGACCAGTACTTCAATCagatggagaaaataataaaggaGAGGAAGACCACCTCCAGGATCCGGTTCATGTTACAAGATGTGCTGGACCTCCGACGG AACAACTGGGTACCCCGGAGAGGCGACCAGGGCCCTAAGACCATCGACCAGATCCACAAAGAGGCTGAGATGGAGGAACACCGGGAGCATATGAAGGTGCAGCAGGCTCTCATCTCCAAGAAGGAGTCTGGTGGAGGAGGCCCAGGGGGCAGAATGGGGGAAAGAGGTTCCGGAGGCCGAGGTGGTCCTCACAACCCAGGCCGGGGAGCTCCGCCTCAGGATGAGGGCTGGAACACAGTCCCCATCTCCAAGAACCGACCCATCGACACCTCTCGCCTTAGTAAAATCACTAAG ACTCCTGTTCTTGACTTCAACAATCAGCTACTTGCCCCTGGTGGTAAGGGCACCTGGGGCAGCTGGGGGAAGGGCAGCAGCGGTGGCACCAGTGCCAAACCTTCAGATTCTG GTTCAGAGTCTGGAAACCGTCCAGCCACCAGCACTCTGAATAGGTTTTCTGCATTGCAGCAGCCTTCATCCTCATCACAAGAGTTGGATAGAAGGGTTCCTCAGAG AAATAGCTCAAGTCGAGAGCGCAGCGACCGCTTCGACCGCTCCGATCGAGGTGGCGATCGCTTCGACAGAAGGGATGAGCGAAGAGATGACCGAAACCGGATCCAGGTCACCAAACGGAGCTTCAGCCGGGAGAAAGAGGAACGAAGCCGGGAAAGAGAGCAACGCAGCTCAGCTGATCCGGTCCGCCGAGTGGCGAGCGTGACCGAAGAGCGAGACCGAAGCAGTAGCGAGAGAGCCAGGAGCAAAGAGCAAG TGAAGCGGCAGGCAGCTGCCACTCCGCCACCTCAGCAGACCCCTGCTAAGCCTGCACTGACCGTTGCCGAGATGGAAAAGAAGTCGGCAGCCATCATAGAGGAGTACCTCCACATCAACGACATGAAG GAAGCCCTGCAGTGTGTGCGGGAGATGAACAGCGatgagctgctgtttgtgttcgTACGGCACGGACTGGAGTCCACCCTAGAGCGCAGCACCATCGCCAGGGAGCACATGGGCCAGTTGCTGCACCAGCTAATTAAGACCGGCATCCTCCCAACACAACAGTACTATAAAGG GTTTCAAGAGATTCTGGAGGTTGCTGAAGACATGGCAATAGACATCCCCCACATCTTTCTCTACCTGGCAGAACTGATCACTCCCATGCTGCACGAGGGAGGCATTCCCATGGGAGAACTGTTCAG GGAGATCTCTAAGCCCTTGATCCCAATGGCCAAAGCTGGAGTCCTGCTGGTCCAAATCCTCACTTTACTTTGCAAAGAAATG AGCCATAAAAAGGCTGGCACCATGTGGAGAGAAGCTGGCCTTCGATGGACAGACTTCCTGCCTGAAGACGTGGACGTTAACAAGTTTGTGACAGAGAAG AACGTTGAGTTCACTCTGGGCGAAGAGTCGGAGAAGAGCAGGAAGGAGATGAGCTCAGCAGAGCTGACCAAGCAGCTGGACAGACTGCTTCAGGACAAGGCGGACAATGAGAGGATCTTTGACTGGATCGAG GCCAATCTAGATGAGCAACAAATGTCGTCTAGCATGTTCGTCCGGACTCTGATGACCTGCGTCTGTCAGTCAGCCATTATTT GTGAGAACCCATACAAAGTGGACGGTGAAGTAATCAAGCAGAGGGCCAAGCTGCTGCAGAGGTACCTGAAGGACGAGCAGAGGGAGCTGCAGGCTCTCTACAGCCTGCAGGCCCTGATGGTGCAGATGGAGCAGCCTGCCA ATTTGCTTCGGATGTTCTTTGACACCCTTTACGACGAGGATGTGATCAAAGAGGAAGCCTTCTACAAGTGGGAGTCCAGCAAAGATCCCGCCGAGCAGCAGGGCAAGGGAGTGGCCCTCAAGTCCGTCACTGCCTTCTTCACGTGGCTCCGGGAAGCGGAAGACGAATCCGATAACAGCTAA
- the LOC122832645 gene encoding eukaryotic translation initiation factor 4 gamma 1-like isoform X10 yields the protein MSGGRSGSTPTPPQTAISGLENTALPQANGDSISAAATTPLVRPDDGGKLTPPSLSQTPELPKVDPILSETPSSAVKVSSPPPLFESTHPPLSKPSPSAPAADVMETPSPQREPTPSPPSAPEIPAYPAPLPDPSPTCSAQSKTENTDQVVEQEDSGEEETKVEETQASLDSSSAQAPSSNGVAEMELEKSSVTVTPTHSEDTLESPIAQPEELSLRLPNGLPLPAAQIPHGSAVDMSERDDSPIAEPDDVSQEPVTQSCAAEAAEKQTVTATPAAVDQLASAPAVEEVPTKPVVLTKPSESELQDVVTEVVSEVEEDAAQLQKDTKEETQLPMETVLSADNASETISTPPPPTAEEKEEAPSPPTVAPSHVESTMQAAVSVPKKKRKMKDLNKKEAVGDLLDAFKEEQVVDQPEPEPTPAPPPEPKPPAAAPPAQEEADLTWEDKEDKLDAENIEPAATDKKYQYKEEQWKPINKEEKKKYDREFLLEFQFISASMNKPEGLPAISDVVLDKANKTPLRQLDPSRLPGMNCGPDFTPSFANLGRPGMGGGNRGPPPGMGIGVGGPRRSQQVQRKEPRKIITSMSLSDDIQLNKAEKAWKPSVKKPTRSREPEEPQENDPELMKTQELFKRVRSILNKLTPQKFQQLMKQVQELTVDTEERLKGVIDLTFEKAISEPDFSVAYANMCRCLSGLKVITPDKPGATVNFRKLLLNRCQKEFEKDKDDDEIFEKKQKELEAASGDEVKQRLIEELEDAKDKARRRSLGNIKFIGELFKLKMLTEVIMHDCIVKLLKNHDEESLECLCRLLSTIGKDLDFEKAKPRMDQYFNQMEKIIKERKTTSRIRFMLQDVLDLRRNNWVPRRGDQGPKTIDQIHKEAEMEEHREHMKVQQALISKKESGGGGPGGRMGERGSGGRGGPHNPGRGAPPQDEGWNTVPISKNRPIDTSRLSKITKTPVLDFNNQLLAPGGKGTWGSWGKGSSGGTSAKPSDSGSESGNRPATSTLNRFSALQQPSSSSQELDRRVPQRNSSSRERSDRFDRSDRGGDRFDRRDERRDDRNRIQVTKRSFSREKEERSREREQRSSADPVRRVASVTEERDRSSSERARSKEQVKRQAAATPPPQQTPAKPALTVAEMEKKSAAIIEEYLHINDMKEALQCVREMNSDELLFVFVRHGLESTLERSTIAREHMGQLLHQLIKTGILPTQQYYKGFQEILEVAEDMAIDIPHIFLYLAELITPMLHEGGIPMGELFREISKPLIPMAKAGVLLVQILTLLCKEMSHKKAGTMWREAGLRWTDFLPEDVDVNKFVTEKNVEFTLGEESEKSRKEMSSAELTKQLDRLLQDKADNERIFDWIEANLDEQQMSSSMFVRTLMTCVCQSAIICENPYKVDGEVIKQRAKLLQRYLKDEQRELQALYSLQALMVQMEQPANLLRMFFDTLYDEDVIKEEAFYKWESSKDPAEQQGKGVALKSVTAFFTWLREAEDESDNS from the exons ACGGCCATATCTGGATTGGAGAATACAGCGTTGCCTCAGGCCAACGGTGACAGtatctctgctgctgctacaaCGCCGCTGGTTAGACCAG atgACGGAGGGAAACTTACGCCACCTTCTTTGTCACAGACCCCTGAGCTTCCCAAGGTTGACCCCATCCTCAGTGAGACCCCTTCCTCTGCTGTCAAGGTGTCTTCCCCCCCTCCACTCTTCGAATCCACACACCCTCCTCTCAGCAAACCTTCACcttctgctcctgctgctgatgTGATGGAGACTCCCTCACCTCAAAGAGAACCCACACCCAGCCCCCCATCAGCACCTGAGATCCCTGCCTACCCTGCACCCCTTCCTGACCCTTCCCCCACCTGTTCTGCacagagcaaaacagaaaacacagaccAGGTTGTAGAACAGGAGGActctggagaggaagagactAAAGTCGAAGAGACACAAGCCTCTTTAGACTCATCAAGTGCTCAGGCCCCCAGTTCTAACGGTGTGGCAGAAATGGAGCTTGAGAAGTCATCGGTTACTGTAACTCCCACTCACTCGGAGGACACTTTAGAATCTCCCATTGCTCAGCCTGAGGAGCTCAGCCTGCGTTTACCTAATGGCCTCCCGTTACCAGCTGCTCAGATCCCCCATGGATCTGCAGTCGACATGTCTGAGCGCGACGACAGCCCTATTGCTGAGCCCGATGATGTAAGTCAGGAGCCTGTCACACAAAGCTGTGCCGCTGAGGCAGCTGAGAAACAAACTGTTACGGCCACGCCTGCTGCTGTCGACCAATTAGCATCTGCTCCCGCTGTCGAAGAAGTTCCAACCAAACCGGTTGTCCTGACCAAACCCTCTGAATCAGAGTTACAGGATGTTGTGACCGAGGTTGTCTCTGAGGTTGAGGAAGATGCAGCACAGCTCCAGAAGGACACCAAGGAAGAAACGCAGTTGCCTATGGAAACGGTTCTCTCAGCTGATAACGCATCTGAGACGATCtctactcctcctcctcccacagcagaggagaaggaggaggctCCCAGTCCACCGACTGTCGCCCCATCCCATGTGGAATCTACTATGCAAG CTGCTGTGTCTGTgccaaagaagaagaggaagatgaaggatCTGAACAAGAAGGAGGCGGTTGGAGACCTACTAGATGCCTTTAAAGAG GAGCAGGTAGTTGACCAGCCTGAGCCTGAGCCGACACCTGCCCCACCACCAGAGCCAAAGCCCCCAGCTGCAGCCCCTCCTGCACAAGAGGAGGCAGACCTGACCTGGGAGGATAAAGAGGACAAGCTGGATGCAGAGAACATCGAGCCGGCCGCCACCGACAAGAAGTACCAGTACAAAGAGG AGCAATGGAAGCCAATTaacaaagaagagaagaagaaatatgaCAGAGAGTTTCTTCTTGAGTTCCAGTTCATCTCTGCCAGTATGAACAAGCCCGAGGGTTTACCAGCCATCAGCGATGTCGTCTTAGACAAG GCAAACAAGACTCCTCTTCGCCAGCTTGACCCGAGTCGTCTTCCAGGAATGAACTGTGGTCCTGATTTCACACCCTCCTTCGCCAACCTTGGCAGGCCTGGAATGGGAGGAGGAAACAGAGGACCT CCCCCTGGTATGGGCATTGGAGTGGGCGGGCCCCGACGTTCTCAGCAGGTCCAGAGGAAAGAGCCGAGGAAGATCATCACCAGCATGTCGCTCAGCGATGACATTCAGCTCAACAAGGCGGAAAAGGCCTGGAAACCTTCAGTAAAGAAACCCACCCGGAGCCGGGAGCCAGAGGAGCCGCAGGAAAACGATCCCGAGCTGATGAAAACGCAGGAGCTGTTCAAGCGTGTCCGAAGTATCCTCAACAAACTCACCCCACAAAAGTTCCAGCAGCTAATGAAGCAGGTGCAAGAACTGACTGTCGACACCGAGGAGAGGTTAAAAGGAGTGATAGACCTTACCTTTGAGAAGGCCATCTCCGAGCCAGACTTTTCAGTGGCCTATGCAAACATGTGTCGCTGTCTTTCTGGG CTGAAAGTCATAACGCCAGATAAGCCTGGTGCCACTGTGAATTTCCGCAAGCTGCTGCTAAACCGGTGCCAGAAGGAGTTTGAGAAGGATAAAGATGATGATGAGATCTTtgagaagaaacagaaagagctGGAAGCTGCCTCAGGG GACGAGGTGAAGCAGCGGCTAATCGAGGAGCTGGAAGACGCTAAAGACAAGGCCAGGCGGCGCTCGCTTGGGAACATAAAGTTCATCGGGGAACTTTTCAAGCTCAAAATGCTCACAGAGGTAATCATGCACGACTGCATTGTAAAGCTGCTCAAAAACCACGACGAGGAGTCACTGGAGTGCCTGTGCAGACTGTTGTCCACCATTGGCAAGGATCTGGACTTTGAGAAAGCCAAG CCTCGGATGGACCAGTACTTCAATCagatggagaaaataataaaggaGAGGAAGACCACCTCCAGGATCCGGTTCATGTTACAAGATGTGCTGGACCTCCGACGG AACAACTGGGTACCCCGGAGAGGCGACCAGGGCCCTAAGACCATCGACCAGATCCACAAAGAGGCTGAGATGGAGGAACACCGGGAGCATATGAAGGTGCAGCAGGCTCTCATCTCCAAGAAGGAGTCTGGTGGAGGAGGCCCAGGGGGCAGAATGGGGGAAAGAGGTTCCGGAGGCCGAGGTGGTCCTCACAACCCAGGCCGGGGAGCTCCGCCTCAGGATGAGGGCTGGAACACAGTCCCCATCTCCAAGAACCGACCCATCGACACCTCTCGCCTTAGTAAAATCACTAAG ACTCCTGTTCTTGACTTCAACAATCAGCTACTTGCCCCTGGTGGTAAGGGCACCTGGGGCAGCTGGGGGAAGGGCAGCAGCGGTGGCACCAGTGCCAAACCTTCAGATTCTG GTTCAGAGTCTGGAAACCGTCCAGCCACCAGCACTCTGAATAGGTTTTCTGCATTGCAGCAGCCTTCATCCTCATCACAAGAGTTGGATAGAAGGGTTCCTCAGAG AAATAGCTCAAGTCGAGAGCGCAGCGACCGCTTCGACCGCTCCGATCGAGGTGGCGATCGCTTCGACAGAAGGGATGAGCGAAGAGATGACCGAAACCGGATCCAGGTCACCAAACGGAGCTTCAGCCGGGAGAAAGAGGAACGAAGCCGGGAAAGAGAGCAACGCAGCTCAGCTGATCCGGTCCGCCGAGTGGCGAGCGTGACCGAAGAGCGAGACCGAAGCAGTAGCGAGAGAGCCAGGAGCAAAGAGCAAG TGAAGCGGCAGGCAGCTGCCACTCCGCCACCTCAGCAGACCCCTGCTAAGCCTGCACTGACCGTTGCCGAGATGGAAAAGAAGTCGGCAGCCATCATAGAGGAGTACCTCCACATCAACGACATGAAG GAAGCCCTGCAGTGTGTGCGGGAGATGAACAGCGatgagctgctgtttgtgttcgTACGGCACGGACTGGAGTCCACCCTAGAGCGCAGCACCATCGCCAGGGAGCACATGGGCCAGTTGCTGCACCAGCTAATTAAGACCGGCATCCTCCCAACACAACAGTACTATAAAGG GTTTCAAGAGATTCTGGAGGTTGCTGAAGACATGGCAATAGACATCCCCCACATCTTTCTCTACCTGGCAGAACTGATCACTCCCATGCTGCACGAGGGAGGCATTCCCATGGGAGAACTGTTCAG GGAGATCTCTAAGCCCTTGATCCCAATGGCCAAAGCTGGAGTCCTGCTGGTCCAAATCCTCACTTTACTTTGCAAAGAAATG AGCCATAAAAAGGCTGGCACCATGTGGAGAGAAGCTGGCCTTCGATGGACAGACTTCCTGCCTGAAGACGTGGACGTTAACAAGTTTGTGACAGAGAAG AACGTTGAGTTCACTCTGGGCGAAGAGTCGGAGAAGAGCAGGAAGGAGATGAGCTCAGCAGAGCTGACCAAGCAGCTGGACAGACTGCTTCAGGACAAGGCGGACAATGAGAGGATCTTTGACTGGATCGAG GCCAATCTAGATGAGCAACAAATGTCGTCTAGCATGTTCGTCCGGACTCTGATGACCTGCGTCTGTCAGTCAGCCATTATTT GTGAGAACCCATACAAAGTGGACGGTGAAGTAATCAAGCAGAGGGCCAAGCTGCTGCAGAGGTACCTGAAGGACGAGCAGAGGGAGCTGCAGGCTCTCTACAGCCTGCAGGCCCTGATGGTGCAGATGGAGCAGCCTGCCA ATTTGCTTCGGATGTTCTTTGACACCCTTTACGACGAGGATGTGATCAAAGAGGAAGCCTTCTACAAGTGGGAGTCCAGCAAAGATCCCGCCGAGCAGCAGGGCAAGGGAGTGGCCCTCAAGTCCGTCACTGCCTTCTTCACGTGGCTCCGGGAAGCGGAAGACGAATCCGATAACAGCTAA